A single window of Rhodamnia argentea isolate NSW1041297 chromosome 5, ASM2092103v1, whole genome shotgun sequence DNA harbors:
- the LOC115733087 gene encoding germin-like protein subfamily 1 member 7, which yields MKFLPTGLLILALATATALAYDPSPLQDFCVAINDPKVFVNGKFCKDPKQVTADDFLFKGFRYPGNTANQLGSKVTPAFVDQFPGLNTLGISMARIDFAPGGLNPPHTHPRGTEILVVAEGTLLVGFVTSNQLNNTLLTKVLYKGDVFVFPIGLIHFQLNIGKTPALAFAALSSQNPGVITIANAVFGSKPPISADVLTKAFQVDKKMVDYLEAQFWYDNN from the exons ATGAAGTTTCTTCCAACTGGCCTTCTCATCTTGGCTCTGGCAACCGCCACCGCTTTGGCCTACGACCCGAGTCCTCTTCAGGATTTCTGCGTGGCCATCAATGACCCCAAAG tatttgtgaatggaaagttttGCAAGGACCCAAAACAAGTCACAGCAGATGACTTCCTCTTTAAGGGGTTCAGATACCCAGGGAATACTGCGAACCAGCTCGGATCGAAAGTCACGCCTGCTTTTGTGGACCAGTTTCCAGGGCTCAACACTCTCGGCATTTCCATGGCTCGTATCGACTTCGCTCCGGGTGGCCTGaaccctccccacactcaccCTCGTGGGACCGAGATTCTGGTCGTGGCTGAGGGCACACTGCTTGTCGGCTTCGTCACGTCCAACCAATTGAACAACACCCTCCTCACCAAGGTATTGTACAAAGGGGATGTGTTTGTGTTCCCAATCGGTCTCATCCACTTCCAGCTGAACATCGGAAAGACCCCCGCACTGGCCTTTGCCGCCCTGAGCAGCCAGAACCCAGGAGTCATTACCATTGCTAATGCGGTCTTCGGATCAAAGCCACCCATTTCGGCCGATGTtctcaccaaggccttccaagTGGACAAGAAGATGGTTGACTACCTCGAGGCGCAGTTTTGGTACGACAACAACTAA